A single region of the Acidobacteriota bacterium genome encodes:
- a CDS encoding sugar phosphate isomerase/epimerase: MARPVTLFTGQWADLPVADLCPLARDLGYDGVELACWGDHVEVDRCDRAYASSRRELLASNDLELHAISNHLVGQAVCDRIDARHEAILPPHVWGDGNPEDVRKRAADEMIRSGEAAKALGLSVVNGFTGSSIWHLLYSFPPVPPAMIDDGFADFAARWTPILDAYQELGVRFGLEVHPTEIAFDTVSAERAIEALGGHPAFGFNYDPSHLGYQGVDYVDFIRRFSDRIFHVHIKDAWWSDQSKPCGVFGGHTNFGDHRRFWDFRSPGRGSVDFEEIIRALNDIGYQGPLSVEWEDSGMDREHGAAEAAEFVKALDFAPSEIAFDAAFEDN, translated from the coding sequence GTGGCCCGACCCGTAACGCTATTCACCGGCCAGTGGGCCGATCTGCCCGTCGCCGACCTCTGCCCCCTGGCCCGAGACCTCGGCTACGACGGCGTGGAGCTCGCCTGCTGGGGCGACCACGTGGAGGTCGACCGCTGCGATCGAGCCTACGCCTCCTCCCGACGCGAGTTGCTCGCCTCGAACGATCTCGAGCTCCACGCGATCAGCAACCACCTGGTCGGCCAGGCCGTCTGCGACCGGATCGACGCCCGCCACGAGGCGATCCTGCCGCCCCACGTCTGGGGCGACGGCAATCCGGAGGACGTCCGCAAGCGAGCCGCCGACGAGATGATCCGCTCCGGCGAAGCCGCGAAGGCACTGGGCCTCTCGGTCGTGAACGGCTTCACCGGCAGCTCGATCTGGCATCTGCTCTACTCCTTCCCGCCGGTGCCGCCGGCGATGATCGACGACGGATTCGCCGACTTCGCAGCTCGCTGGACGCCGATCCTCGACGCCTACCAGGAACTCGGCGTCCGCTTCGGCCTCGAGGTCCACCCGACCGAGATCGCCTTCGACACGGTAAGCGCCGAGCGCGCGATCGAGGCGCTGGGAGGCCATCCGGCGTTCGGCTTCAACTACGACCCGAGCCATCTAGGCTACCAGGGCGTCGACTACGTCGACTTCATCCGCCGTTTCAGCGACCGGATCTTCCACGTCCACATCAAGGACGCCTGGTGGTCCGACCAGTCAAAGCCGTGCGGCGTCTTCGGCGGCCACACGAACTTCGGCGACCACCGCCGCTTCTGGGACTTCCGTTCGCCGGGTCGTGGCTCCGTCGACTTCGAGGAGATCATCCGCGCGCTGAACGACATCGGCTATCAGGGTCCCCTGTCGGTCGAGTGGGAGGACTCCGGCATGGACCGCGAGCACGGCGCCGCCGAGGCCGCCGAGTTCGTCAAGGCGCTCGACTTCGCGCCCTCGGAGATCGCGTTCGACGCCGCCTTCGAGGACAACTGA
- a CDS encoding Gfo/Idh/MocA family oxidoreductase: MERKIRMGMVGGGQGAFIGAVHRMAAGLDGLIELVCGAFSSNPERSRASGADLFLPPERCYGTYQEMMAGEAALDPAERMDFVSIVTPNHMHFPVARAALEAGFHVMSDKPMTKSAAEAEALVDLVERTGLVFGLTHNYTGYPMVKEARHRVRSGQLGKIRKIVVEYPQGWLATRLESEGQKQADWRTDPERAGISCCIGDIGTHAENLAEAITGLRIESLCADLTTFVEGRPLEDDGNVLLRFDNGARGVLYASQISIDEENALAIRVYGESGGLEWHQEEPNTLVLKWLDRPREVLRTSSQGLSDDAAAHTRLPAGHPEGFLEAFANLYRNFAQTLDCRRRGVEPDATMLDFPTVNDGLRGMQFIETVVASSESDQKWLSMPA, translated from the coding sequence ATGGAACGGAAGATCCGCATGGGCATGGTCGGCGGCGGCCAGGGCGCCTTCATCGGCGCCGTTCACCGGATGGCGGCCGGCCTCGACGGCCTGATCGAACTCGTCTGCGGCGCCTTCAGCTCGAATCCCGAACGCTCCCGGGCCTCCGGCGCTGACCTGTTCCTGCCGCCCGAACGGTGCTACGGCACGTACCAGGAGATGATGGCGGGCGAGGCAGCCCTCGACCCGGCCGAGCGGATGGACTTCGTCTCCATCGTCACGCCCAACCACATGCACTTCCCGGTCGCCAGGGCCGCGCTCGAAGCCGGCTTCCACGTGATGAGCGACAAGCCGATGACGAAGTCGGCGGCCGAGGCCGAGGCCCTGGTGGACCTCGTCGAGCGGACCGGCCTGGTCTTCGGCCTGACCCACAACTACACCGGCTACCCGATGGTCAAGGAGGCGCGTCACCGCGTCCGCAGCGGCCAGCTCGGCAAGATCCGCAAGATCGTCGTCGAGTACCCGCAGGGCTGGCTCGCTACCCGGCTCGAGTCGGAGGGCCAGAAGCAGGCGGACTGGCGGACGGACCCGGAACGGGCGGGGATCTCCTGCTGCATCGGCGACATCGGGACCCACGCCGAGAACCTCGCCGAGGCGATCACCGGGCTACGGATCGAGTCGCTCTGCGCCGACCTGACGACCTTCGTCGAAGGGCGACCGCTCGAGGACGACGGCAACGTCCTGCTCCGCTTCGACAACGGAGCGCGCGGCGTGCTCTACGCTTCCCAGATCTCGATCGACGAGGAAAACGCCCTGGCGATCCGGGTCTACGGCGAGTCAGGCGGCCTGGAGTGGCACCAGGAAGAGCCGAACACCCTGGTCCTCAAGTGGCTCGACCGGCCGCGCGAGGTCCTGCGCACATCCAGCCAGGGGCTTTCCGACGACGCGGCGGCGCATACGCGGCTACCGGCCGGACACCCCGAAGGCTTCCTCGAAGCCTTCGCCAACCTGTACCGGAACTTCGCGCAGACGCTGGACTGCCGCCGTCGCGGCGTCGAGCCCGACGCGACGATGCTCGACTTCCCCACCGTGAACGACGGCCTGCGCGGTATGCAGTTCATCGAGACCGTCGTCGCAAGCAGCGAGAGCGACCAGAAGTGGCTCAGCATGCCGGCTTGA
- a CDS encoding PQQ-binding-like beta-propeller repeat protein — protein MKKGTVVAAFLISTGAAAALADDPPAMFGLTPSRNMVSTETGVPTDWDILSGKNIKWKQKLGSQTYAGPIIYDGKVFVGTNNEGERRPGIVGDKGILIAFRESDGELLWQATHDKLPAGRVNDWPLQGICSTPYIEDGVAYYVSNRGEFVAVDVDGFADGNDGMQDEQYGHEMDADILWIYDTIAELDVFPHNLAAGSPLVVGDVVVATTGQGVDEGHINIPSPLGPSFVALNKHTGELVWESAHPGESILHGTWSNPAAGVAGGREQIVIPGGEGVVYSFAPDTGELIWTFDTNPKDSVWVLGGKGTRNNIISTPVFHHDVVYIGVGQDPEHGEGPGHFYKIDASGTGDITETGQIWHVGGEDFQRTMSTAAIHDGLVYIADLSGHVYCFDEETGELQWMHHTYAAIWGSTFVVDGKIYIGDEDGEVAILATGREENLINEVFMEGAVYTTPLAKDGVLYVATRSELYAIEEGAQLSAE, from the coding sequence ATGAAAAAGGGGACCGTTGTAGCAGCGTTCCTGATCTCGACCGGAGCCGCTGCGGCGCTGGCGGACGATCCGCCGGCCATGTTCGGCCTCACCCCTTCGCGCAACATGGTGTCGACCGAGACCGGCGTCCCGACGGACTGGGACATCCTGTCCGGCAAGAACATCAAGTGGAAGCAGAAGCTCGGCTCCCAAACCTACGCCGGGCCGATCATCTACGACGGCAAGGTCTTCGTCGGCACGAACAACGAGGGCGAGCGCCGTCCAGGCATCGTCGGCGACAAGGGGATTCTCATCGCCTTCCGCGAGAGCGACGGTGAACTGCTCTGGCAGGCCACGCACGACAAGCTGCCGGCCGGACGGGTCAACGACTGGCCGCTTCAGGGCATCTGCTCGACCCCCTACATCGAAGACGGCGTCGCCTACTACGTGTCCAACCGGGGGGAATTCGTGGCGGTCGACGTCGACGGCTTCGCGGACGGCAACGATGGGATGCAGGACGAGCAGTACGGCCACGAAATGGACGCCGACATCCTCTGGATCTACGACACGATCGCCGAACTCGACGTCTTCCCTCACAATCTCGCCGCCGGGTCGCCCCTGGTCGTCGGCGACGTCGTCGTCGCGACCACCGGCCAGGGCGTCGACGAGGGGCACATCAACATCCCCTCTCCGCTCGGTCCGAGCTTCGTGGCGCTCAACAAGCACACCGGCGAACTGGTGTGGGAGAGCGCCCACCCGGGCGAGAGCATCCTCCACGGGACCTGGTCCAACCCTGCAGCCGGCGTCGCCGGCGGCCGCGAGCAGATCGTCATCCCGGGCGGCGAGGGTGTCGTCTACTCCTTCGCGCCGGACACAGGTGAGCTCATCTGGACCTTCGACACGAACCCCAAGGACTCGGTGTGGGTACTCGGCGGCAAGGGCACCCGGAACAACATCATCTCCACCCCGGTCTTCCACCACGACGTGGTCTACATCGGCGTCGGCCAGGATCCGGAGCACGGCGAGGGTCCCGGGCACTTCTACAAGATCGACGCCTCCGGAACCGGCGACATCACCGAGACGGGCCAGATCTGGCACGTCGGCGGCGAGGACTTCCAGCGCACGATGTCGACCGCGGCCATCCACGACGGCCTGGTCTACATCGCCGATCTCTCGGGCCACGTCTACTGCTTCGACGAGGAAACCGGCGAACTCCAGTGGATGCACCACACCTACGCCGCGATCTGGGGTTCGACCTTCGTCGTCGACGGCAAGATCTACATCGGTGACGAGGATGGCGAGGTCGCGATCCTCGCGACCGGTCGTGAAGAGAACCTGATCAACGAGGTGTTCATGGAGGGGGCGGTCTACACGACACCGCTCGCCAAGGACGGCGTGCTCTACGTGGCGACCCGCTCGGAGCTCTACGCGATCGAAGAAGGGGCTCAGTTGTCAGCGGAGTAA
- a CDS encoding PQQ-binding-like beta-propeller repeat protein, giving the protein MNDPNRAAARFSVPEGTGDRKARRFASAVVILALLAGSLHAEEWTSWRGPYQNGYSPQTGLIDTWSPEGENLIWRQDFIARSTPVVMGGRVFVNGRAGTGIHEQAVIAAFDAGTGEPLWENRYNLYLTTVAMNRVGWASLTGDPETGYTYAQLVSGLFICHDRDGNVVWFRSLKEEHGRFEGYGGRTASPVIDEDLIIVNMNNGSWGNQGIPRHRYYAFDKRTGDVQWMSTPGGTIYDRNTQSIPIVTVINDQRLLITGNADGHIYALQARTGKKVWGFSLSKRGINSSPVVDDQGRVFISHSEENIDEGTLGRVIAIDGTLSGDITNTGELWRWNRNKAGFPSPTIHDGRLYVVNNSGNLAAVDTETGEVFWELSIGTVGKASPVWADGKIYAGETNGHFAIIRPGDTSAEILARHQLKVPDGRYAELYGSAAIAYGRIYFTTEEGVYCLGDRDAPFEVTASPLPSRGDEGEAEGPPATLLVVPAEVRANPGESHDFEVLAFDALGRPLGAVEADWSLKGIEADVAGNTLRFADDAGFQAGALVATSGGLEAEARIRVFPPLPWTEDFSGGKQGYWIGGGRYDIAEEDGETILVKPVAERGLLRSPLLLGPPSLGNYTIQADVRNSQKGRRRSDSGLINSGYILDMMGIHQRLQIRSWSAQLRVEQKADFEFEMDRWYTMKLQVEAAGDTAAIRGKVWPRDEEEPAEWTITAEDPHPIRNGSPGLLGYSPSVVSYDNVRITSN; this is encoded by the coding sequence ATGAACGACCCGAACAGGGCCGCGGCCCGATTCTCTGTGCCCGAAGGGACAGGCGACAGGAAGGCGCGGCGCTTCGCCAGCGCCGTGGTGATCCTGGCGCTCCTGGCCGGTTCGCTACACGCCGAAGAGTGGACCTCCTGGCGAGGCCCCTACCAGAACGGCTATTCGCCCCAGACCGGTCTGATCGACACCTGGAGTCCGGAGGGCGAGAACCTGATCTGGCGCCAGGACTTCATCGCCCGCTCGACGCCGGTCGTGATGGGAGGGCGCGTCTTCGTCAACGGGCGCGCCGGTACCGGAATCCACGAGCAGGCGGTCATCGCCGCGTTCGACGCCGGCACCGGCGAACCGCTGTGGGAGAACCGCTACAACCTCTACCTGACCACTGTCGCGATGAACCGGGTCGGGTGGGCCTCACTCACTGGCGACCCCGAGACCGGCTACACCTACGCCCAGCTCGTCAGCGGCCTCTTCATCTGCCACGACCGCGACGGGAATGTGGTCTGGTTCCGGTCACTGAAGGAAGAACACGGACGCTTCGAAGGCTACGGCGGCAGGACCGCGTCCCCCGTGATCGACGAGGACCTGATCATCGTCAACATGAACAACGGAAGCTGGGGCAACCAGGGCATCCCCCGGCATCGCTACTACGCCTTCGACAAGCGAACCGGCGACGTCCAGTGGATGTCGACACCGGGCGGCACCATCTACGACCGGAACACGCAATCGATCCCGATCGTGACCGTGATCAACGACCAGCGTCTGCTGATCACTGGTAACGCCGATGGGCACATCTACGCCCTGCAGGCCCGCACCGGCAAGAAGGTCTGGGGGTTCAGCCTCTCGAAACGGGGAATCAACTCCTCGCCCGTGGTCGACGACCAGGGCAGGGTCTTCATCTCCCACAGCGAGGAGAACATCGACGAGGGCACCCTCGGCCGCGTGATCGCGATCGACGGCACGCTGAGCGGCGACATCACGAACACCGGCGAACTGTGGCGCTGGAACCGGAACAAGGCCGGGTTCCCGTCGCCGACCATCCACGACGGCCGCCTCTATGTGGTGAACAACTCCGGCAATCTGGCCGCGGTCGACACGGAAACCGGCGAGGTGTTCTGGGAACTCAGCATCGGCACGGTCGGCAAGGCATCGCCGGTGTGGGCCGACGGCAAGATCTACGCTGGCGAGACGAACGGCCACTTCGCGATCATTCGGCCCGGAGACACGAGCGCCGAGATTCTCGCCCGGCACCAACTGAAGGTGCCGGACGGCCGGTATGCGGAACTGTACGGCTCGGCGGCCATCGCCTACGGGCGCATCTACTTCACGACCGAGGAAGGCGTCTACTGCCTGGGCGACAGGGACGCGCCGTTCGAAGTCACTGCGTCCCCACTGCCGAGCCGAGGCGACGAGGGAGAAGCTGAAGGACCACCGGCGACACTGCTCGTGGTGCCGGCCGAAGTCAGGGCCAACCCCGGCGAGAGCCACGACTTCGAGGTGTTGGCATTCGACGCCCTCGGCCGGCCGCTGGGCGCGGTAGAAGCCGACTGGTCGCTCAAGGGGATCGAGGCGGATGTCGCGGGCAACACCCTTCGGTTCGCCGACGACGCGGGCTTCCAGGCCGGCGCCCTGGTCGCGACCAGCGGCGGGCTCGAAGCAGAAGCGCGCATCCGCGTCTTCCCGCCCCTGCCCTGGACGGAGGACTTCTCCGGCGGCAAGCAGGGGTACTGGATCGGCGGCGGCCGGTACGACATCGCCGAGGAAGACGGCGAGACGATCCTGGTCAAGCCCGTCGCCGAGCGCGGCCTGCTGCGCTCGCCGCTCCTGCTCGGGCCGCCCTCCCTGGGGAACTACACGATTCAGGCCGATGTCCGCAACTCGCAGAAGGGCCGGCGCCGTTCCGACTCGGGCCTGATCAACTCCGGCTACATCCTCGACATGATGGGCATCCACCAGCGCCTCCAGATCCGCTCCTGGTCGGCCCAGCTACGGGTCGAGCAGAAGGCCGACTTCGAGTTCGAGATGGACCGCTGGTACACGATGAAGCTGCAGGTGGAAGCAGCCGGCGACACCGCCGCGATCCGCGGCAAGGTATGGCCGCGCGACGAGGAGGAACCGGCCGAGTGGACGATCACGGCCGAGGATCCCCACCCGATCCGGAACGGTTCGCCCGGTCTCCTGGGTTACTCGCCGTCCGTGGTTTCCTACGACAACGTTCGCATCACCAGCAACTGA
- a CDS encoding AraC family ligand binding domain-containing protein, protein MTSNSLKTTPIVALCALALGAGFLACAPAEEEAAEAPEEAPAVREVPAPVGEIVVIRGDSREYQELTPGNPTLMVSTEVGDPNAIGTVAGTTAMTAVIAQYENFFLEDWVYTYDEYIYGLEGGVLTLETEDEVFEVGPGDGLWIPKGTVAKRLEAGEMAPNLVAVYPFDWAPADENWSMEGEPDPVVFVAAADRQIVEYGPGIYTGSDVGPASAPGVVAVSDILHCAVTVLDNFDTQEQRPMMFDEYLYVLEGSLTILSGEDAHELGPGDAIWMPKGVMVQYQSEQSTLMAMIYPANWQEQMAQEAAEAEAAE, encoded by the coding sequence ATGACCAGTAACTCTCTCAAGACGACCCCGATCGTGGCGCTCTGCGCGCTCGCTCTCGGCGCCGGCTTCCTTGCCTGCGCTCCCGCCGAAGAGGAAGCGGCGGAAGCACCGGAGGAGGCGCCCGCCGTGCGGGAAGTGCCGGCGCCGGTCGGAGAGATCGTCGTCATCCGGGGCGACAGCCGGGAGTACCAGGAACTCACTCCGGGCAACCCGACGTTGATGGTGTCGACGGAAGTCGGAGACCCCAACGCGATCGGCACGGTGGCGGGAACCACGGCCATGACTGCTGTCATTGCGCAGTACGAGAACTTCTTCCTCGAGGACTGGGTCTACACGTACGACGAGTACATCTACGGCCTCGAGGGCGGAGTCCTGACGCTCGAAACGGAGGACGAGGTGTTCGAGGTCGGTCCGGGTGACGGTCTGTGGATCCCCAAAGGTACCGTGGCGAAGAGGCTCGAGGCTGGCGAGATGGCCCCGAACCTCGTCGCCGTCTACCCGTTCGACTGGGCGCCCGCGGACGAGAACTGGTCGATGGAGGGCGAACCGGATCCGGTCGTCTTCGTCGCGGCCGCCGACCGTCAGATCGTCGAGTACGGACCGGGCATCTACACCGGGTCCGATGTCGGTCCCGCCAGCGCGCCCGGCGTCGTCGCGGTCAGCGACATCCTGCACTGCGCGGTCACGGTCCTGGACAACTTCGACACCCAGGAACAGCGCCCGATGATGTTCGACGAGTACCTCTACGTCCTCGAGGGAAGCCTGACGATCCTCTCCGGCGAGGACGCCCACGAACTCGGACCCGGCGACGCCATCTGGATGCCGAAGGGTGTGATGGTGCAGTATCAGTCCGAACAGTCGACACTGATGGCGATGATCTATCCCGCCAACTGGCAGGAGCAGATGGCCCAGGAAGCCGCGGAGGCTGAGGCAGCCGAGTAG
- a CDS encoding sulfatase-like hydrolase/transferase, with the protein MFRRRGLSALALALPVALFAACQREAAPVSESTAASAPAESAVRPSVAAAWTEAVSDLSPETWNVVLVTIDTLRADRLGSYGYAEIETPHLDRLASEGILFENALTTVPFTLPAHTSIMTGVYPPVHGVRENVGYALDERLPTLAEDLSAAGRRTGGFISAFVLDGRWGIDRGFDRYYDEFKVQDTGMLNMGSVQREGTETIGQAEAWLDETAGSPFFLWLHLFEPHDPYEAPEPFASRYPERPYDAEVAYTDSLVGRVREMLEGRDLLERTLLVVTADHGEGLGDHGEYFHGYFVYDSTARVPLIVRLPEARLGGRRVDAAVSHVDLRPTILDALGVEAPAVPSHQGGRSLLPLLLGLDDGARSAYIESYYALYHYDWAPLRAIHTGSLKFIDAPEPELYSLADDPGETENVVRGTRVEARQLRDRLLGMIRGFEGSASGESARPDLDQETLAQLQALGYLAGSGSRAEAPEDLSGLADPKGKIAVHRAIMLAQSDIGKGETEAARERLLEAIELDPGVVDAQQMLGNLHQREGEYEAAIEYFRNALARNPDHQASLMGLADSYLWLDRPEDALVGFERLRGLAPHDSKAAIASTDILVDLGRQAEALEVAESAARYEHAPALVHNQHGELLALAGRVGEAERAFERAIQANDRPVQPHFNLAVLYEERGETARAIERYKEALARMPWHYRTLFNLGRLLGREGDVVEQEELWLASVNANPEFIEGHYLLAKLLMDQGGDLQRAEELVRAGLEQDETHQAGALGYFVLADILSRLGRTAEAMEAVRSGREIQAR; encoded by the coding sequence GTGTTCAGACGCAGGGGGTTGAGTGCCCTGGCCCTGGCGCTTCCGGTCGCTCTGTTCGCGGCCTGCCAGAGGGAAGCGGCCCCGGTTTCGGAGTCCACCGCAGCGTCGGCGCCCGCTGAATCGGCTGTGCGCCCTTCCGTTGCCGCGGCCTGGACCGAAGCGGTCAGCGATCTGTCCCCCGAGACGTGGAACGTCGTCCTGGTCACGATCGACACGCTGCGCGCCGACCGGTTGGGCTCCTACGGCTACGCGGAGATCGAGACGCCGCACCTGGACCGGCTCGCGAGTGAAGGCATCCTGTTCGAGAACGCGCTGACCACGGTTCCCTTCACCCTTCCCGCGCACACTTCGATCATGACCGGGGTCTACCCGCCGGTCCACGGTGTGCGCGAGAACGTCGGCTACGCGCTGGACGAGCGGCTGCCGACGCTGGCCGAGGATCTGTCGGCCGCCGGCAGGCGCACGGGAGGCTTCATCAGCGCCTTCGTTCTGGACGGGAGATGGGGGATCGACCGGGGCTTCGACCGCTACTACGACGAGTTCAAGGTCCAGGATACGGGCATGCTGAACATGGGATCCGTTCAGCGCGAGGGGACGGAGACGATCGGCCAGGCGGAGGCCTGGCTCGACGAGACGGCTGGCTCTCCCTTCTTCCTGTGGCTGCATCTGTTCGAGCCCCACGATCCGTACGAGGCGCCCGAGCCCTTCGCGTCGCGCTATCCGGAGCGGCCGTACGACGCGGAGGTCGCGTACACGGACAGCCTGGTCGGGCGAGTGCGCGAGATGCTGGAGGGAAGGGACCTGCTCGAGCGGACCCTGCTGGTCGTCACGGCCGACCACGGTGAAGGGCTCGGCGACCACGGCGAGTACTTCCACGGCTACTTCGTCTACGACAGCACCGCCCGGGTGCCCCTCATCGTCCGGCTGCCGGAGGCCCGTCTCGGAGGCCGCCGGGTGGATGCCGCGGTGAGCCACGTCGACCTCCGGCCCACGATTCTCGATGCGCTCGGTGTCGAGGCGCCCGCCGTCCCCTCGCACCAGGGCGGCCGCAGCCTGCTTCCTCTCCTGCTCGGGCTGGACGACGGTGCCCGCTCCGCCTACATCGAGTCGTACTACGCGCTCTATCACTACGACTGGGCGCCGCTACGCGCCATTCACACCGGCTCGCTCAAGTTCATCGATGCGCCGGAACCCGAGCTGTACTCCTTGGCCGACGATCCAGGTGAGACGGAGAACGTCGTGCGCGGCACGCGCGTGGAGGCACGCCAGCTTCGCGATCGTCTGCTCGGGATGATCCGCGGCTTCGAAGGGTCCGCGTCGGGCGAGAGCGCGCGGCCCGACCTGGACCAGGAGACGCTGGCGCAGCTCCAGGCGCTCGGCTATCTCGCCGGCAGCGGCAGCCGCGCCGAGGCGCCCGAGGACCTCTCCGGCCTGGCCGACCCGAAGGGCAAGATCGCGGTTCACCGGGCGATCATGCTCGCCCAGAGCGACATCGGAAAGGGCGAGACGGAGGCCGCCCGCGAGCGCCTCCTGGAGGCCATCGAGCTCGATCCCGGGGTAGTCGACGCCCAGCAGATGCTCGGCAACCTGCACCAGCGCGAAGGCGAGTACGAGGCGGCGATCGAGTACTTCCGGAATGCCCTGGCCCGCAACCCGGACCATCAGGCGTCGCTCATGGGCCTGGCCGATTCCTACCTCTGGCTCGACCGGCCGGAGGACGCCCTGGTCGGCTTCGAGCGGCTCCGGGGGTTGGCCCCGCACGACAGCAAGGCGGCGATCGCTTCCACCGACATCCTGGTCGATCTTGGCCGTCAGGCCGAAGCGCTGGAAGTTGCCGAGTCGGCGGCCCGCTACGAGCACGCCCCGGCGCTGGTCCACAACCAGCACGGCGAGTTGCTCGCGCTCGCCGGGCGGGTCGGCGAGGCGGAGAGGGCCTTCGAGCGGGCCATCCAGGCGAACGATCGCCCGGTGCAGCCGCACTTCAACCTGGCAGTGCTCTACGAGGAGCGCGGCGAGACGGCGAGGGCGATCGAGCGCTACAAGGAGGCGCTGGCCCGGATGCCGTGGCACTACAGGACGCTGTTCAACCTCGGCCGGCTGCTGGGCCGGGAGGGCGACGTGGTGGAGCAGGAGGAGCTGTGGCTGGCCTCGGTGAACGCGAATCCGGAGTTCATCGAGGGGCACTACCTGCTGGCGAAGCTGCTAATGGACCAGGGCGGCGATCTGCAGCGGGCGGAGGAACTCGTGCGGGCGGGTCTCGAGCAGGACGAAACGCACCAGGCGGGTGCTCTCGGCTACTTCGTGCTGGCCGACATACTCAGTCGCCTCGGCCGGACGGCGGAGGCGATGGAGGCGGTGCGGTCGGGCCGGGAGATCCAGGCTCGCTAG